A window from Toxoplasma gondii ME49 chromosome IX, whole genome shotgun sequence encodes these proteins:
- a CDS encoding hypothetical protein (encoded by transcript TGME49_265140), whose translation MEKRIPPATSSGFCGATPATVASLASTPERHERADENCQKDTLSKKTKGGNAGCRLSSTVPPLSLKGRWICEECDKACIVIREECRCLCGHRLKEHTKGLAKGVDRPHPFGCTNRKCKCRDFFYIVAEGAWILRCRCKHKHIEHDPVTFKCTRTSCSCNKFDSPWVCNCNHPWNRHKQVMEKLNRTADTVSQIGKGIAEDFMDLGREVTDLDNLRRDPLGGSVPMVDYTQFHCL comes from the exons ATGGAGAAAAGGATTCCACCTGCAACTTCAAGTGGTTTTTGCGGCGCCACACCTGCGACTGTTGCTTCATTAGCCAGCACACCCGAGCGCCATGAAAGAGCGGACGAAAATTGCCAGAAAGATACACTCagcaaaaaaacaaaagggGGAAATGCAGgttgtcgtctctcttctacAGTACCACCTCTGAGTCTCAAAGGGCGCTGGATCTGCGAAGAATGTGACAAAGCGTGCATTGTCATTCGTGAGGAGTGCCGGTGTTTGTGCGGTCACCGCCTGAAAGAACACACAAAGGGTCTTGCCAAGGGTGTCGATCGTCCACACCCGTTTGGATGCACCAATAGAAAGTGCAAATGTCGCGACTTCTTCTATATTGTTGCAGAGGGTGCGTGGATTTTAAG GTGCAGGTGCAAACACAAACACATCGAACATGATCCAGTCACCTTCAAGTGTACACG AACCTCTTGTTCCTGCAACAAGTTCGACTCTCCGTGGGTGTGTAATTGCAACCATCCGTGGAACAGACACAAGCAAGTCATGGAAAAGCTAAACAGAACGGCGGACACGGTCTCTCAAATTGGGAAGGGAATAGCCGAGGACTTTATGGATTTAGGTCGAGAG GTCACGGACTTGGATAACCTGCGGAGAGATCCTCTTGGAGGCTCTGTTCCGATGGTCGATTACACGCAGTTCCACTGTCTCTGA
- a CDS encoding hypothetical protein (encoded by transcript TGME49_265130~Signal peptide predicted by SignalP 2.0 HMM (probability 0.662) with cleavage site probability 0.406 at residue 40~Predicted trans-membrane domain (TMHMM2.0):20-43) produces MGSNRVDVVGCAEAEGSMKALASLRTLCLAFLFGVTVTLGQQLLLCSKAALARPLGDGMGDDQSVVQPMVSRSTVANTAKHEPDTFVTERRRAGATAMRTAGPTSSKSNAQTSAAAWVETEENNYPVSAAPSEKGMDSLLGLISDREYNSPSPNLVNDGREFAKQFEDSDEQFPLEQQVTADLTPEQARAQMLENNLDELRSMLEDPALHVAVNGREQISRMLCGVA; encoded by the coding sequence ATGGGATCCAACCGCGTCGACGTAGTTGGCTGCGCGGAAGCGGAAGGAAGCATGAAGGCGCTCGCTTCCCTGCGGACATTGTGCTTGGCTTTTCTGTTTGGCGTAACCGTTACATTAGGGCAGCAATTGCTGTTGTGCTCTAAAGCAGCCTTGGCCCGCCCTTTAGGCGATGGGATGGGTGACGACCAGTCTGTTGTTCAACCGATGGTTTCTCGTAGCACTGTCGCAAACACAGCCAAGCATGAACCTGATACGTTTGTTACAGAGAGGCGTCGAGCAGGAGCGACAGCCATGAGAACTGCAGGTCCAACCTCCAGTAAATCGAACGCACAAACATCGGCAGCCGCTTGGgtggagacggaagagaatAATTATCCTGTTTCAGCGGCTCCTTCAGAGAAAGGGATGGACAGCCTTCTTGGCCTCATCTCCGACCGCGAATATAATTCCCCAAGTCCTAATCTTGTCAACGATGGCAGAGAGTTTGCCAAACAATTCGAGGATTCTGATGAGCAGTTCCCCTTGGAGCAGCAGGTGACTGCTGACCTCACACCCGAACAAGCAAGAGCGCAGATGCTAGAAAACAACTTGGATGAGCTGAGGTCGATGCTCGAAGACCCTGCACTACATGTGGCTGTCAACGGTAGGGAACAAATTTCACGAATGCTTTGTGGAGTTGCTTAG
- a CDS encoding rhoptry neck protein, putative (encoded by transcript TGME49_265120~Predicted trans-membrane domain (TMHMM2.0):931-954:977-1000:1019-1042:1048-1071) produces the protein MSSNLAFLSLSLAESTASLGKSLEETRTRLTEKLKLVAGMALGFDQFAMHQTATGPGLSVEGKQTEQMSRKSAEDTRASSLSSDPDDGRAAQLAGQKGHVTPCIAGLIATSNPFLFTHMLALGAAYLGYDKYFGDGTSELLPFYGTRTLLSTLSPLDTPRLLDSMAAADRLSPKRSILSRFSRRKRSLDAPAPEPSGWDQKRKSRLPLGSLRLVLDILDRHLEALTTYVQQQIEIFRQAGVPLEASVTMTHNLNRLHVTRCQSRNNQMVIPCRWKDTTFFEELSNETNPGLTDEEQLEKRVKFHKLENAFNTVTGLGALEAMLDEDSVLLGGPAEESVARLYSDFHLGAAMNNWYFYDALNINKMLSRFQKVGTKVLKQYGLENLMNLATSHQAGSTASWDRTDIDTKLAKHHHYGSALRVRLYIMALLPQFTPHREGILSPVDFIREAFAGERSYAMSTARLKPLLSDDLVILGVPKGFSFLWLFEFLLEEDSPNALVAKRRALKRIPNWTKRLFSHSRSIPMLFRQFYKALNAGVFAKARRRTLDRSKTLLSRQLPEGWRDIVMDAFAFTAHSAALMQVVNYHSLFRDRTLNDLQEASYLATPPAFSIEDQSVMKRCDEQIYEWSRFGFSPDVLEADLHNETFKGKWENLRLETMPTPDTHQWWRRLHRAILDSLEIYQAHERHLKGMSDNLYTLVEDTIKNLQDGSSRDDTIFFGRIARGARESVGQKMWRGVKTFFLDLVRDVPGSDHAVWFGVGFNFPRIFQILRKMKEIALHAAGDQGSAILLDEAFVELVQETVAVRAQTYRRQPPTTLRNIGVIGLRPDYANLDTEQRSMEYQLSMCADHCVSLWVQILGFIYPYVLNPSLLTDYEKSFGTGHAIKKLDDPSYVNSFRYIFANDASLNFFEHNTPQDTRKALVSLKSGQAFMYANMMRFAGIAFEQLSMPYLAVSLQRQAPFMGQMVKDWVAKRSRSRKLAIVSVLSLGLIFAYTLLSALDIAQFLTDSGMKAIEDCSWNPIMQQMACVVVAGSGSLVAPTFAALSDVFKVGLYSGIGSTLIAASVVGNAYMIIRSQSRTILRTEMAIKNVAVKLWKQMRKYFSWVTRFTKRRKAILSTMMARATALAKNKKPRSETAATMTRSGDSVMDMLLQGVSPATPQRAQDGSR, from the exons ATGTCTAGCAAtcttgcttttctgtctctttcccttgCGGAGTCAACGGCCTCTCTAGGAAAGTCTCTCGAAGAAACCAGGACGAGGCTCACCGAGAAGCTGAAGCTCGTAGCTGGAATGGCGTTAGGGTTTGATCAATTCGCCATGCACCAAACAGCTACGGGGCCCGGCCTTTCCGTGGAAGGAAAGCAAACCGAACAGATGAGCCGGAAATCGGCGGAGGATACTAGAGCTTCATCACTGTCATCTGACCCAGACGATGGTAGAGCCGCACAATTAGCGGGCCAAAAGGGGCATGTGACGCCTTGCATTGCCGGACTCATTGCAACCTCAAACCCGTTTC TGTTTACGCATATGCTGGCGCTAGGAGCCGCTTACCTTGGGTACGATAAGTACTTCGGTGATGGCACATCTGAACTGCTGCCTTTCTACGGGACTCGTACACTACTGTCGACGCTATCTCCGCTGGATACGCCACGACTTTTAGACAGCATGGCAGCTGCCGATCGACTGTCACCGAAGCGTTCCATACTTTCACGTTTttcaagaagaaaaaggtcGTTAGACGCACCTGCGCCGGAGCCCAGTGGTTGGGACCAAAAGAGGAAATCACGTCTCCCTTTGGGAAGTCTTCGCCTCGTACTGGATATACTGGATAGGCACCTGGAAGCTTTAACGACTT ATGTACAGCAACAGATTGAAATATTCCGGCAAGCAGGAGTTCCACTGGAAGCGTCAGTAACGATGACTCACAACCTGAACAGGTTACACGTCACTCGCTGCCAGTCTAGAAATAACCAGATGGTAATTCCCTGTAGGTGGAAAGACACAACCTTCTTCGAAGAACTGTCAAATGAAACAAATCCAGGCCTgacagacgaggagcagCTGGAAAAGCGTGTCAAATTTCACAAGCTTGAGAATGCTTTCAACACGGTTACAGGACTAG GCGCGCTTGAAGCAATGCTTGACGAGGACA GCGTTCTGCTCGGTGGTCCTGCGGAGGAATCAGTGGCTCGTCTTTATTCAGACTTCCATCTGGGTGCAG CAATGAACAACTGGTATTTCTACGACGCCCTCAACATCAATAAAATGCTGTCCCGATTTCAAAAAG TTGGTACGAAGGTCTTGAAGCAGTACGGGCTGGAGAACCTGATGAATCTGGCCACTTCCCATCAAGCAGGAAGTACCGCGTCCTGGGATCGGACAGATATCGACACTAAATTGGCTAAACACCATCATTATGGGAGCGCTCTTCGTGTCCGACTGTACATCATGGCTCTTC TTCCACAATTTACTCCACATCGGGAAGGAATCCTGTCTCCAGTTGATTTCATTCGAGAAGCTTTcgctggagaaagaagttATGCTATGTCGACTGCTCGCCTGAAGCCTCTATTATCTGATGACCTGGTCATTCTCGGCGTTCCCAAGGGCTTCTCGTTTTTGTGGCTCTTTGAATTCCTCCTCGAAGAAG ATTCACCAAACGCATTGGTGGCAAAACGTAGAGCCTTGAAACGGATTCCCAATTGGACAAAGAGGCTGTTCTCCCACAGTCGTTCGATCCCGATGCTTTTCCGCCAATTCTATAAGGCCCTGAATGCTGGTGTCTTCgcaaaagcgagaaggcggaccCTCGACAGATCCAAAACGT TGCTCAGTCGGCAATTACCAGAAGGGTGGCGCGATATTGTGATGGATGCTTTCGCCTTCACCGCCCACAGCGCAGCTCTCATGCAAGTGGTGAACTACCACTCATTGTTCCGTGACCGAACACTCAATGACCTGCAAGAGGCCTCCTATCTCGCTACGCCTCCAGCTTTTTCCATTGAGGATCAAAGTGTCATGAAGAGGTGCGATGAGCAAATATACGAATGGTCACGTTTTGGCTTCTCGCCCGACGTTCTCGAAGCTGATTTGCACAATGAGACATTCAAGGGCAAGTGGGAAAATCTACGGCTTGAAACGATGCCCACACCAGACACTCATCAATGGTGGAGGCGCCTTCATAGGGCTATTCTCGACTCCCTCGAAATATACCAAGCTCACGAAAGGCATCTGAAGGGGATGAGCGATAACTTGTATACCCTTGTCGAGGATACAATAAAGAATCTGCAAGACGGAAGCTCTCGGGACGACACCATTTTCTTCGGACGAATTGCGAGAGGCGCCCGCGAATCTGTGGGCCAAAAAATGTGGCGCGGCGTTAAAACGTTCTTTCTCGACCTTGTACGCGATGTTCCAGGCTCGGATCATGCCGTCTGGTTTGGTGTCGGCTTCAATTTCCCACGGATCTTCCAAATTCTCCGCAAAATGAAAGAAATTGCTCTACACGCTGCAGGAGACCAAGGCTCGGCCATCCTGCTGGACGAGGCATTTGTGGAGCTGGTACAAGAGACAGTGGCGGTACGGGCACAAACGTATAGACGGCAACCCCCTACAACCCTCAGAAACATCGGTGTAATCGGGTTGAGACCGGACTACGCCAATCTTGACACTGAACAGAGATCGATGGAATACCAGCTGTCAATGTGTGCAGACCACTGTGTCTCACTCTGGGTGCAAATCCTCGGATTCATATATCCCTATGTGCTCAATCCATCTCTTTTAACAGATTACGAGAAGTCATTTGGGACTGGCCACGCAATCAAAAAGTTGGATGATCCCAGCTATGTGAATTCGTTTCGCTACATTTTTGCAAACGACGCCTCGCTGAACTTCTTCGAGCACAATACCCCTCAAGACACACGGAAGGCTTTGGTGTCACTCAAGAGTGGACAGGCGTTCATGTACGCAAACATGATGAGATTCGCCGGAATTGCATTCGAACAACTCAGTATGCCGTATTTGGCGGTTTCTCTTCAAAGGCAGGCGCCCTTCATGGGCCAGATGGTCAAGGATTGGGTGGCCAAGAGAAGCAGATCGCGGAAGCTCGCCATAGTCAGCGTGCTTTCTCTCGGGCTCATTTTTGCGTACACGCTGCTCTCCGCGTTAGACATCGCTCAGTTCCTCACCGACTCAGGGATGAAGGCAATTGAAGATTGCAGCTGGAACCCTATTATGCAACAAATGGCGTGCGTGGTCGTGGCAGGAAGTGGATCTCTGGTGGCTCCAACGTTCGCTGCGCTGTCGGATGTCTTCAAGGTGGGCCTGTATTCCGGAATCGGGTCGACACTCATCGCCGCTTCAGTCGTAGGTAATGCATATATGATCATCCGTTCTCAGAGCAGAACAATTCTGAGGACCGAAATGGCTATCAAGAACGTGGCTGTGAAACTCTGGAAACAGATGCGAAAGTATTTTTCCTGGGTTACCAGATTCACGAAACGCCGAAAAGCTATTCTTAGCACCATGATGGCTCGAGCCACGGCCCTTGCCAAAAACAAGAAACCACGCAGCGAAACTGCTGCAACCATGACAAGATCTGGTGACTCCGTAATGGACATGCTTCTACAGGGAGTCTCACCGGCAACGCCACAGCGAGCGCAGGACGGCAGCCGCTGA